Proteins encoded within one genomic window of Triticum aestivum cultivar Chinese Spring chromosome 2D, IWGSC CS RefSeq v2.1, whole genome shotgun sequence:
- the LOC123049721 gene encoding ethylene-responsive transcription factor ERF025-like, whose protein sequence is MSGHGSSGKHPFYRGIRSRCGKWVSEIREPRKARRIWLGTFPTAEMAAVAYDVAAQALRGPDAALNFPALAATRRAPASTSADDIRAAAAAAAVSVQHDRAGGGIAPAAAGSALQLQQQLSGGSAAAASASGAAQQDQAGIGFNQFFLDEEALFETPQFLRSMAAGMMMSPPRLSPDSSDESPDPSEAGESLWSYRDP, encoded by the coding sequence ATGTCTGGGCATGGGTCGTCGGGCAAGCACCCCTTCTACCGCGGCATCCGGAGCCGGTGCGGGAAGTGGGTCTCGGAGATCCGGGAGCCGCGGAAGGCCCGCCGCATCTGGCTCGGCACGTTCCCGACGGCCGAGATGGCCGCCGTGGCCTACGACGTGGCCGCCCAGGCGCTGCGCGGGCCCGACGCGGCGCTCAACTTCCCCGCCTTAGCCGCCACGCGCCGCGCCCCGGCGTCCACCTCCGCGGACGACATCcgcgcggcggcggccgccgcagcCGTCTCCGTCCAGCACGATCGCGCCGGCGGCGGCATTGCCCCCGCGGCTGCTGGATCCGCACTGCAGCTGCAGCAGCAGCTGAGCGGAGGCAGTGCCGCCGCTGCCTCGGCGAGCGGCGCGGCCCAGCAGGATCAAGCCGGCATTGGGTTCAACCAGTTCTTCCTGGACGAGGAGGCGCTCTTCGAGACGCCGCAGTTCCTGCGCAgcatggccgccgggatgatgatgaGCCCCCCGAGGCTCAGCCCCGACTCCTCCGACGAATCGCCGGACCCTTCCGAGGCCGGGGAGAGCCTCTGGAGCTACCGCGACCCGTAG